The Falco peregrinus isolate bFalPer1 chromosome 1, bFalPer1.pri, whole genome shotgun sequence genome has a window encoding:
- the NANOS1 gene encoding nanos homolog 1, giving the protein MEAFPGGKLEQHRHLPPVECLPGARYGGRSHSACGNVFNSWNDYLGLATLITKAVRPGKGFGTEPPSVVVAAAVPPAEEEEEEEEEEEAAGPYFEGALDLHDLDLCGHHHHHHGEGLLEERFADFSPFPGRGGPAAVVFDCSGEHPGREGSPHAWGGLVVAGRLPSHPRAASRLLKPELQVCVFCRNNKEAVALYTTHILKGPDGRVLCPVLRRYTCPLCGASGDNAHTIKYCPLSKMQAAKQLKHARTALGKKGR; this is encoded by the coding sequence ATGGAGGCTTTCCCCGGTGGCAAGCTGGAGCAGCACCGGCACCTCCCCCCCGTGGAGTGCCTGCCGGGCGCCCGCTACGGCGGCCGGAGTCACAGCGCCTGCGGGAACGTCTTCAACTCCTGGAACGACTACCTGGGGCTGGCCACGCTCATCACCAAGGCCGTGCGCCCCGGCAAGGGCTTCGGCACCGAGCCCCCCTCGGTGGTGGTGGCGGCCGCCGTGCCGCCggccgaggaggaggaggaagaggaggaggaggaagaggcggCGGGGCCGTACTTCGAGGGCGCGCTGGACTTGCACGACCTGGACCTGTGCGggcatcaccaccaccaccacggcgaggggctgctggaggagcgCTTCGCCGACTTCAGCCCCTTCCCCgggcgcggcggccccgccgccgtgGTCTTCGACTGCTCGGGGGAGCACCCGGGCCGGGAGGGCTCGCCGCACGCCTGGGGCGGGCTGGTGGTGGCGGGGCGGCTGCCGAGCCACCCGCGGGCCGCCTCCCGCCTGCTCAAGCCCGAGCTGCAGGTCTGCGTCTTCTGCCGGAACAACAAGGAAGCCGTGGCCCTCTACACCACCCACATCCTCAAGGGACCCGACGGCCGCGTCCTCTGCCCGGTGCTGCGGCGCTACACCTGCCCTCTCTGCGGCGCCAGCGGCGACAATGCCCACACCATCAAGTACTGTCCCCTCTCCAAAATGCAGGCGGCCAAACAGCTCAAACACGCCCGGACCGCCCTGGGGAAGAAGGGCCGTTAG
- the EIF3A gene encoding eukaryotic translation initiation factor 3 subunit A, translating to MPVYFQRPENALKRANEFLEVGKKQPALDVLYDVMKSKKHRTWQKIHEPIMLKYLELCVDLRKSHLAKEGLYQYKNICQQVNIKSLEDVVRAYLKLAEEKTEAAKEESQQMVLDIEDLDNIQTPESVLLSAVSGEDTQDRTDRLLLTPWVKFLWESYRQCLDLLRNNSRVERLYHDIAQQAFKFCLQYTRKAEFRKLCDNLRMHLGQIQRHHNQSTAINLNNPDSQSMHLETRLVQLDSAISMELWQEAFKAVEDIHGLFALSKKPPKPQLMANYYHKVSTVFWKSGNALFHASTLHRLYHLSREMRKNLTQEEMQRMSTRVLLATLSIPITPERTDIARLLDMDGIIVEKQRRLATLLGLQAPPTRGSLINDMVRFNVVQYVVPEVKELYNWLEVDFHPLKLCSRVSKVLNWVKDQAEKEPELQLYVPHLQNNTILRLLQQVAQIYQSIEFSRLATLVPFVDAFQLERSIVDAARHCDLQVRLDHTTRTLSFGSDLNYSTREDAPLGPQLQSMPSEQIRNQLTAMSSALAKALAVIKPPHLLQEKEEQHQLAVTAFLKNSRKEHQRILARRQTIEERKERLESLNIQREKEELEQREAELQKVRKAEEERLRQEAKEREKERILQEHEQIKKKTVRERLEQIKKTELGAKAFKDIDIEDLEELDPDFIMAKQVEQLEKEKKELQERLKNQEKKIDYFERAKRLEEIPLIKTAYEEQRVHDMELWEQQEEERITTLQLEREKALEHKNRLSRMLEDRDLFEARLKASRRTVYEDKLKQFQERLAEERRNRLEERKKQRKEERRITYYREKEEEEQRLREEQLLKEREEKERIEREKREQEQREYQERVKKLEELEKKKRQREMEIEERERRREEERRGLDDPFSRKESRWGDRESESSWRRGGETESEWRRAPVERDWRRGEARDDERPFRRGDDLPRRGDDLPRRSAAEEKERPSVESTEDRPPRREGEEDRPPRREGDEDRPPRRGLDEDRPPRRGLDDDRGSWRAADDDRGPRRGMDDDRPPRRALDDDRPPRRALDDDRGSWRSADDDRGPRRGMDDDRPPRRALDDDRPPRRGLDDDRGSWRAADDDRGPRRGMDDDRGPRRGMDDDRMSRRDDDRGPWRSADDDRLSRRDDDRGPWRSSDDSRPGPWRPFGKPGGWREREKAREDSWGPPRDSRPPGDREWDRDKDRDENEKDREFDRDRDFDRDDRFRRPRDDAGWRRGPAEETSSWRDSSRREEWDRGGRDMRDRRSDDRDPPLRRGPPLRSDREEPSSWRRADDRREERGEEREAVRRSAPAPAAPPASAPPPASKDRERDGEKEKGSWKTEKEREPLRRTKNETDEEGWTTVRR from the exons aattcCTTGAGGTCGGCAAAAAACAGCCTGCCCTTGATGTTCTCTATGATgttatgaaaagtaaaaaacacCGAACATGGCAGAAAATCCACGAGCCAATTATGCTGAAGTACTTGGAACTCTGTGTGGATCTCCGCAAGAGTCATCTGGCAAAAGAAGGACTGTACCAGTACAAGAATATCTGCCAGCAG GTGAACATCAAATCTTTGGAGGATGTTGTTCGAGCCTATTTAAAAttagctgaagaaaaaacagaagcagctaaGGAAGAATCCCAACAGATGGTACTGGACATAGAAGACCTAGATAACATTCAAACTCCAGAAAG TGTTCTTTTGAGTGCTGTAAGTGGAGAAGATACCCAGGATCGTACTGACCGACTGCTTTTGACCCCCTGGGTTAAATTCCTGTGGGAATCCTATAGACAATGTTTGGATCTTCTCAGAAATAATTCTCGAGTGGAACGCCTGTACCATGACATTGCACAGCAAG CTTTCAAGTTCTGCCTGCAGTACACACGTAAAGCCGAGTTCCGTAAACTCTGTGATAACCTGCGAATGCATTTGGGACAGATCCAGCGTCATCACAACCAAAGCACAGCAATCAACCTCAACAATCCTGACAGCCAGTCAATGCACCTGGAGACCAGGCTGGTGCAGCTGGACAGTGCTATTAGCATGGAGCTGTGGCAG gaAGCTTTCAAAGCAGTGGAGGATATTCATGGGCTGTTTGCACTGTCTAAGAAACCACCCAAACCACAGCTGATGGCAAATTACTATCACAAAGTTTCAACTGTCTTCTGGAAATCAGGAAATGCTCTCTTTCACGCATCCACACTTCACCGACTTTATCACTTATCAAGAGAAATGCGAAAGAATCTCACACAAGAGGAGATGCAGAG GATGTCTACTCGAGTCCTTTTGGCCACGCTGTCAATTCCTATAACTCCTGAGAGAACTGATATTGCTCGCCTTCTGGATATGGATGGTATCATTGTTGAGAAACAGCGACGACTGGCAACCCTCTTGGGTCTTCAGGCCCCACCTACACGTGGCAGTCTCATTAATGATATG GTAAGATTCAACGTGGTGCAGTATGTTGTTCCAGAAGTGAAAGAACTTTACAATTGGCTTGAAGTAGACTTTCACCCACTCAAGTTATGTAGCCGTGTCAGCAAG GTTCTGAACTGGGTGAAAGACCAAGCTGAAAAGGAACCTGAACTGCAGCTGTATGTTCCTCACCTGCAGAACAATACCATTCTTCGCCTTCTGCAGCAG GTGGCCCAAATTTATCAAAGCATTGAATTTTCTCGTCTGGCTACCCTGGTTCCTTTTGTTGATGCTTTCCAGCTGGAACGTAGTATTGTTGATGCAGCCAGACACTGTGACTTACAA gttCGCCTTGATCATACCACCCGGACACTGAGTTTTGGCTCAGATTTGAATTACAGTACTAGAGAAGATGCTCCACTAGGCCCTCAACTACAAAGCATGCCTTCTGAGCAAATCAGAAATCAGTTGACTGCTATGTCCTCAGCTCTGGCTAAGGCTCTTGCAGTCATTAAGCCTCCTCACTTACTG caagagaaggaagaacaaCATCAGCTGGCAGTCACTGCCTTCTTAAAAAATTCAAGGAAGGAGCATCAGCGTATTCTTGCACGTCGTCAAACtatagaggaaagaaaagagcgCCTTGAAAGTTTAAACATACAGCGTGAAAAAGAAGAACTAGAACAACGTGAAGCAGAATTACAAAAAGTCCggaaagctgaagaagaaagattaCGCCAGGaggcaaaggaaagagagaaagaacgTATCCTGCAAGAGCATGaacaaatcaaaaagaaaactgttcgTGAGCGCTTGGAGCAGATTAAGAAGACTGAACTGGGAGCCAAAGCATTTAAAGATATCGATATTGAG GATCTTGAAGAACTGGATCCTGACTTCATTATGGCTAAACAAGttgaacagctggaaaaagaaaagaaggaactTCAGGAACGTCTGAAGAATCAGGAGAAGAAG ATTGACTATTTTGAAAGAGCAAAGCGCTTAGAAGAAATTCCTTTAATAAAGACTGCATATGAGGAACAACGAGTGCATGATATGGAGCTGTGGGAgcaacaggaggaagaaagg aTCACCACTTTGCAGTTGGAGCGTGAGAAAGCCCTTGAGCATAAGAACAGACTCTCAAGGATGTTGGAGGATAGAGATTTATTTGAAGCCAGGCTCAAAGCATCACGACGAACAGTTTATGAG GATAAACTCAAGCAGTTCCAGGAACGGTTAGCAGAAGAGAGGCGTAATCGTTTGGAGGAACGCAAGAAACAACGCAAAGAAGAGAGGCGCATTACTTActacagagaaaaggaggaagaagaacaAAGATTACGAGAAGAACAGCTGCTTAAAG AGCGTGAGGAAAAGGAGCGCATTGAGCGTGAGAAACGTGAGCAGGAGCAGCGTGAATACCAGGAACGTGTCAAAAAACTGGAagaactggagaagaaaaaacgTCAAAGAGAAATGGAGATAGAAGAAAGAGAGCGTCGCcgagaagaagaaagaagaggtcTGGATGACCCATTTTCAAGAAAG GAATCTCGTTGGGGTGATAGGGAGTCTGAAAGCTCCTGGAGAAGAGGTGGTGAAACAGAATCTGAATGGCGACGAGCACCAGTGGAAAG AGATTGGCGTCGAGGAGAAGCAAGAGATGACGAAAGACCTTTCCGACGAGGGGACGATCTGCCGCGACGAGGGGACGATCTGCCACGACGTagtgctgcagaagaaaaggaacGTCCTTCTGTGGAATCAACAGAGGATAGGCCACCTAGGCGTGAAGGGGAGGAGGACCGGCCACCTAGGCGTGAAGGGGACGAGGACAGGCCGCCCAGACGTGGATTGGATGAGGACAGGCCACCCAGGCGTGGTTTGGATGATGATAGAGGGAGCTGGCGAGCTGCAGATGACGACAGGGGTCCGAGGCGTGGAATGGATGACGACAGGCCACCCAGACGGGCTTTGGATGACGACAGGCCACCCAGGCGGGCTTTGGACGATGACAGAGGCAGCTGGCGCTCAGCAGATGACGACAGAGGACCCAGGCGTGGAATGGATGATGACAGGCCGCCCAGGCGGGCTTTGGATGATGACAGGCCACCCAGGCGTGGTCTGGATGATGACCGGGGCAGCTGGCGTGCTGCAGATGATGACAGGGGTCCCAGGCGCGGGATGGATGATGACAGAGGTCCCAGGCGTGGGATGGATGACGACAGGATGTCAAGGCGTGATGATGACAGGGGACCATGGCGTAGTGCAGATGATGACAGGCTCTCCAGACGAGATGATGACAGGGGTCCGTGGCGTAGCAGTGATGATTCAAGGCCAGGTCCTTGGAGACCATTTGGTAAACCAG GGGGATGGAGAGAGCGAGAAAAGGCTCGTGAGGACAGCTGGGGGCCTCCCCGAGACTCCAGACCTCCAGGAGACCGTGAATGGGATAGAGACAAAGATCGTGATGAAAATGAGAAGGACCGTGAATTTGACAGAGATAGAGATTTTGATAGAGATGATCGTTTCAGGCGTCCCAG GGATGACGCTGGTTGGAGAAGAGGGCCAGCTGAGGAAACTTCTAGCTGGAGAGATTCAAGTCGCCGTGAGGAATGGGACAGAGGTGGTCGTGACATGAGAGATCGACGTAGTGATGACAGAGATCCACCCCTCAGAAGAGGACCACCACTCAGATCTGACCGTGAAGAAC CAAGCTCATGGCGGCGTGCTGATGATAGGAGAGAAGAACGTGGAGAAGAACGTGAAGCAGTTCGGCGatcagctcctgctcctgctgcgcCACCAGCTTCTGCCCCTCCACCAGCATCAAAAGATCGAGAAAGAgatggggagaaggagaaaggttcctggaaaacagaaaaggagcgTGAACCCCTTCGCCGTACTAAAAACGAGACAGATGAAGAAGGGTGGACCACTGTACGACGTTAA